In a genomic window of Pseudomonas sp. TH06:
- a CDS encoding DUF1652 domain-containing protein, whose protein sequence is MMNLAQLRARLEQSFSPLACECSVDGDHSLTVKLYHPVSGQVDLVISGLKLDALRTPESVEALIDELRYELESNSLRSSIDPVL, encoded by the coding sequence ATGATGAATCTTGCGCAGTTGCGTGCCCGGCTTGAACAGAGCTTTTCGCCGCTGGCGTGTGAGTGTTCGGTTGATGGGGATCATTCGCTGACGGTGAAGCTTTATCACCCGGTGTCGGGGCAGGTGGATCTGGTGATCAGTGGGTTGAAGCTGGATGCGTTGCGAACGCCGGAGTCGGTGGAAGCGTTGATTGATGAGTTGCGGTATGAGCTTGAGAGCAATTCTTTGCGCTCGTCTATTGATCCGGTTTTGTAG
- a CDS encoding helix-turn-helix transcriptional regulator → MSQEVLTRETNRRQLQQIIAGLSDGVILLELDQSILWANESALAMHGVSRIGELGANADEYAKRFSLRYRNNHVVPAENYPISRVARCEAFSDVLIEVSAVDDPERVWVHSVRSMVLTDREGQPESLVLIMSDVTDWANAEQRFEKTFNANPAPAVICRLSDLRYIKVNPGFLEMTGYTRDQVIGTSAYEIDILEQAEHKDLAIQRLKDVATIPQMQAELRLSDGSTKQVIVAGQPLQLNDEQCMLFSFVDMELRHKAEVALRQSEERFAKAFRLTPVPILICSADEQQVIDVNQAFLDTLAYASDDVVGKTVTQLDFIDDEGARARLLTALAKNGRIDRVDVRVRKKDADLLECAVSADTVNIQDMSCYLLVLMDITERKRTELELVAAIEEVMKDASWFSRTLIEKLANVKKVNSPQLPSVSFTDLTARERDVLGLICEGLADKEIAARLKLAPNTVRNHVATVYSKLDVHSRSEAIVWARERGLFSGEWRTKGQR, encoded by the coding sequence ATGAGCCAGGAAGTCCTGACCCGCGAAACCAATCGTCGCCAGTTGCAGCAGATCATTGCCGGGCTGTCCGACGGGGTGATCCTGCTTGAGCTGGATCAGAGCATCCTCTGGGCCAACGAATCCGCGCTGGCCATGCACGGCGTCAGCCGGATCGGTGAGCTGGGCGCGAACGCCGACGAGTATGCCAAGCGTTTCAGCCTGCGCTATCGCAACAACCACGTAGTGCCCGCCGAGAATTATCCGATCAGCCGCGTGGCGCGCTGTGAGGCTTTCAGTGACGTACTGATCGAGGTGTCCGCCGTCGATGACCCGGAGCGCGTCTGGGTGCACAGCGTGCGCAGCATGGTCCTGACCGACCGCGAAGGTCAGCCGGAGTCGCTGGTGCTGATCATGAGCGACGTCACCGACTGGGCCAACGCCGAGCAGCGTTTCGAGAAAACCTTCAACGCCAACCCGGCGCCGGCGGTGATCTGCCGTCTCAGCGATTTGCGTTACATCAAGGTCAATCCGGGGTTTCTCGAGATGACCGGCTATACCCGCGACCAGGTCATCGGCACCTCGGCTTATGAAATCGACATCCTCGAACAGGCCGAGCACAAGGACCTGGCCATTCAGCGCCTGAAAGATGTCGCGACCATTCCGCAGATGCAGGCCGAGTTGCGCTTGTCCGATGGCAGCACCAAACAAGTGATCGTCGCCGGGCAACCGCTGCAGCTCAACGATGAGCAGTGCATGTTGTTTTCCTTCGTCGACATGGAGTTGCGGCACAAGGCGGAAGTGGCGCTGCGCCAGAGCGAAGAGCGCTTCGCCAAGGCCTTCCGTCTGACGCCGGTGCCGATTCTGATTTGCAGCGCCGACGAACAGCAGGTGATCGATGTCAATCAGGCGTTCCTCGATACCCTGGCCTATGCCAGCGATGACGTGGTTGGCAAAACCGTGACGCAGCTGGACTTCATCGACGATGAGGGCGCCCGGGCCCGGCTGCTGACGGCGCTGGCGAAGAACGGCCGGATTGACCGGGTCGATGTGCGGGTGCGCAAGAAAGATGCGGATCTGCTGGAGTGCGCGGTGTCTGCCGACACGGTCAACATTCAGGATATGTCCTGCTATCTGCTGGTGCTGATGGACATCACCGAGCGCAAGCGCACCGAGCTTGAGCTGGTGGCGGCGATCGAAGAGGTGATGAAGGACGCTTCTTGGTTCAGTCGCACGCTGATCGAAAAACTGGCCAATGTGAAGAAGGTCAATTCGCCGCAACTGCCGAGTGTCTCGTTCACTGACCTGACGGCGCGTGAGCGCGATGTGCTGGGGCTGATCTGCGAAGGGCTGGCGGACAAGGAGATTGCGGCGCGCTTGAAACTGGCGCCGAACACCGTGCGTAATCACGTGGCGACGGTGTATTCCAAACTGGATGTGCACAGCCGCAGCGAGGCGATTGTCTGGGCGCGGGAGCGTGGGTTGTTTTCGGGTGAGTGGCGGACCAAGGGGCAGCGTTAG
- a CDS encoding LysR substrate-binding domain-containing protein produces MDLRLLRYFMALADELHFGRAAERLHICQPPLSQQIRLLEEELGTPLFERSHHRVELTAAGQMLKEQTPLVFEQLDRALDLTRQTGRGQLGELEIGMISSVMVGVLPKALHLFRQRYPQVSWRLHEMTPAAQVKALKEKRIDACVFRVGYDDPLLRNELLIYEPIHVVMPADHPLAFREALAPADLAQEPFVALELKQSRFANFLYQCCIQAGFTPQIRQQVIEVQTLLSLVRAGFGVALLPASIEQLAPAGLVFKALTPALPEVPLYATYRADDASPVLKLFLDTLRELVESSNHH; encoded by the coding sequence ATGGACCTGCGCCTGTTGCGTTACTTCATGGCGCTGGCCGATGAGTTGCACTTCGGTCGCGCCGCCGAACGCCTGCACATTTGCCAGCCGCCGTTGAGTCAACAAATCCGCTTGCTCGAAGAAGAGCTCGGCACACCGCTGTTCGAACGCAGTCATCATCGGGTCGAGCTGACAGCGGCGGGACAGATGCTCAAAGAGCAGACGCCGCTGGTTTTCGAGCAGCTCGACCGGGCGCTGGACCTGACCCGTCAGACCGGACGCGGGCAGCTCGGTGAGCTGGAAATCGGCATGATCAGTTCGGTGATGGTCGGCGTGCTGCCGAAGGCTCTGCACCTGTTTCGCCAGCGTTATCCGCAGGTCAGCTGGCGCCTGCACGAGATGACCCCGGCGGCGCAGGTCAAGGCGTTGAAGGAGAAACGTATCGATGCCTGCGTGTTTCGCGTGGGTTATGACGATCCGCTGTTGCGCAATGAATTGCTGATCTACGAGCCGATTCATGTGGTGATGCCGGCGGACCATCCGTTGGCCTTTCGCGAGGCGCTGGCCCCGGCGGATCTGGCGCAGGAGCCGTTTGTGGCGCTGGAATTGAAGCAGTCGCGCTTTGCCAATTTTCTCTATCAGTGTTGTATCCAGGCCGGGTTCACCCCGCAGATCCGTCAGCAGGTGATCGAGGTGCAGACCTTGCTCAGTCTGGTGCGCGCCGGGTTTGGCGTTGCGCTGTTGCCGGCCTCCATCGAGCAATTGGCGCCGGCGGGGCTGGTGTTCAAGGCGCTGACTCCGGCGCTGCCGGAAGTGCCGCTGTACGCCACCTATCGCGCGGATGATGCGTCGCCGGTGCTCAAGCTGTTTCTCGATACCCTGCGTGAATTGGTGGAATCCTCAAATCACCACTAA
- a CDS encoding molybdopterin cofactor-binding domain-containing protein has protein sequence MRLLDDTLIEPSRRMFLKQAATVASGLAIALYLPSGIAATDPKAPAPATEFEPNAWVRIFPDGTVKLVVHKHDSGTGTQTALAACVAEELDVNPMTVQVITPEDPFFETYIHPIWKVFSTGGSTSVSLEYDRLRMAGATARALLITAAAKQWKVSPDSCTTEDGRVVHPSSKRSLGYGELVGVAAHLPAPEQVTLKDPAHFKYIGKLRHKRDAAAKVCGRFKYSIDVQLPGMLVAVIQRAPVVGAKVISVNSAAALQVSGVRKVIAIPGRPDVLGGNLEGVAVLAETFWAAQQGRNVLEIQWSDSALAGFDSEQLASAQAKAIGDPTVQTVKAMTHGDVAGQWPGAAKLIEADYRMPYKVQNPLEPICITAQVKDQAITYWGGVQVPSSALEAAQTVCGIDKARVTINELVSGGSFGARESKYWLFEVAYLAQQSSVPVKLLNSREDEMHALFNHPATLHRVKGALDAQGKLTALQLHAVSPASPEQWEPGYFERPDHMDYSTTEAITAWDFAYRPPHLDLNWVKHESHVPSGWYRSVSFIPNVFAVESFMDELAHTAGADPLAFRLANMQERPRHVAVLKQAAERAGWGQPLPPGTALGIATNQGYTSFIAVVARVATVDGKAKVEKLTCVVDCGLAVSPGGVEEQIYGGLMWGLGHALFDRLDIKQGRVVQSNFHDYRVTRMSDMPATDIVVLDGEPSKPGGVGELGSPSVAPAIANALFALTGVRQRSTPLSLG, from the coding sequence ATGCGCCTGCTCGACGACACCTTGATCGAACCGTCACGCCGAATGTTTCTCAAACAAGCGGCGACGGTGGCTTCGGGGCTGGCGATAGCCCTGTATTTACCGTCCGGCATCGCCGCGACTGACCCGAAAGCCCCGGCGCCGGCCACTGAATTCGAGCCCAACGCCTGGGTGCGGATCTTCCCCGACGGCACCGTCAAACTGGTGGTGCACAAGCACGATTCCGGCACGGGCACGCAAACGGCGCTGGCCGCTTGCGTGGCTGAAGAGCTGGACGTCAACCCGATGACCGTGCAGGTGATCACCCCGGAAGATCCGTTCTTCGAAACCTACATTCACCCGATCTGGAAAGTCTTCTCCACCGGCGGCAGCACCAGTGTTTCGCTGGAGTACGACCGCTTGCGGATGGCCGGGGCGACAGCGCGGGCGCTGTTGATCACGGCGGCGGCCAAACAGTGGAAGGTCAGCCCTGACAGTTGCACCACCGAAGACGGCCGAGTTGTTCATCCATCGAGTAAACGCAGCCTCGGCTACGGCGAACTGGTCGGCGTGGCGGCGCATTTGCCAGCGCCGGAGCAGGTCACGCTGAAGGATCCGGCGCACTTCAAGTACATCGGCAAGCTGCGTCACAAACGTGATGCGGCAGCCAAGGTCTGCGGGCGTTTCAAGTACAGCATCGACGTGCAATTGCCAGGGATGCTGGTGGCGGTGATTCAGCGTGCACCCGTGGTCGGCGCAAAGGTGATCAGCGTGAATTCGGCGGCGGCATTGCAGGTGTCAGGCGTGCGCAAGGTGATCGCGATCCCGGGGCGGCCGGACGTGCTTGGCGGCAATCTGGAAGGCGTCGCGGTGCTGGCGGAAACGTTCTGGGCCGCGCAACAGGGGCGCAACGTGCTGGAGATTCAGTGGAGCGATTCAGCGCTGGCCGGGTTCGACAGCGAACAGTTGGCCAGCGCTCAGGCCAAAGCCATCGGCGATCCGACAGTACAGACCGTAAAAGCCATGACCCATGGCGACGTCGCTGGGCAATGGCCAGGCGCGGCGAAGCTGATCGAAGCCGATTACCGCATGCCCTACAAGGTGCAAAATCCGCTGGAGCCGATCTGCATTACCGCACAGGTCAAGGATCAGGCAATCACCTACTGGGGCGGCGTGCAGGTGCCATCGTCAGCGCTGGAAGCGGCGCAAACCGTGTGCGGCATCGACAAGGCCAGGGTCACCATTAACGAGTTGGTGTCCGGTGGCAGTTTCGGCGCGCGGGAGTCTAAATACTGGTTGTTCGAAGTCGCGTATCTGGCGCAGCAAAGCAGCGTGCCGGTGAAACTGCTCAACAGCCGCGAAGACGAAATGCACGCGTTGTTCAATCACCCGGCAACCTTGCACCGGGTCAAGGGTGCGCTCGACGCACAGGGCAAACTCACCGCGCTGCAACTGCACGCGGTGTCACCAGCCTCGCCGGAGCAGTGGGAACCGGGGTATTTCGAACGTCCGGATCATATGGATTACAGCACCACCGAAGCGATCACCGCATGGGACTTTGCCTATCGTCCGCCACACCTGGACCTGAACTGGGTCAAGCACGAAAGCCACGTGCCCAGTGGCTGGTATCGGTCGGTGAGTTTCATCCCGAATGTGTTTGCCGTGGAAAGCTTCATGGATGAACTGGCGCATACGGCCGGCGCCGATCCGTTGGCGTTTCGCCTGGCCAACATGCAGGAGCGACCTCGGCATGTGGCGGTGCTCAAGCAGGCCGCCGAGCGGGCCGGATGGGGCCAGCCGTTGCCGCCGGGCACGGCGCTGGGGATCGCCACGAATCAGGGTTACACCAGTTTTATCGCGGTGGTGGCGCGGGTTGCGACCGTCGATGGCAAGGCTAAAGTGGAAAAACTCACCTGCGTGGTTGATTGCGGCCTGGCGGTGTCACCGGGCGGGGTCGAAGAGCAGATCTACGGCGGCCTGATGTGGGGCTTGGGTCATGCGTTGTTTGACCGGCTCGACATCAAGCAGGGGCGGGTGGTGCAGAGCAACTTCCACGACTATCGCGTTACGCGCATGTCGGATATGCCCGCCACCGACATCGTCGTTCTGGACGGTGAGCCGAGTAAACCCGGCGGTGTCGGCGAACTGGGCAGTCCATCGGTAGCGCCGGCCATCGCCAACGCGTTGTTCGCGCTGACCGGAGTGCGGCAGCGCTCGACCCCGTTGAGCCTGGGGTAA
- a CDS encoding (2Fe-2S)-binding protein codes for MIAFTVNGERRELDEASPSMPLLWVLRDQLKLTGTKFGCGMGLCGACTVHLNGVAVRSCQLPLAAVAGHSITTIEGLSPSENHPLQLAWVAEDVPQCGYCQSGQIMSAAALLSTGAAVTDDSIRNAMSGNICRCGTYGRINKAIKRAANTPKEA; via the coding sequence ATGATTGCATTCACGGTTAACGGCGAACGACGCGAGCTGGATGAGGCGTCCCCCTCCATGCCCTTGTTATGGGTGTTGCGCGATCAGTTGAAACTCACCGGCACCAAATTCGGCTGCGGCATGGGCCTGTGCGGTGCCTGCACCGTGCACCTGAACGGTGTCGCGGTGCGTTCCTGCCAGTTGCCGCTGGCCGCCGTCGCGGGCCACAGCATCACCACCATCGAAGGCTTGTCGCCAAGCGAAAACCATCCGCTGCAACTGGCCTGGGTCGCCGAAGATGTGCCGCAATGCGGTTACTGTCAATCCGGTCAGATCATGTCCGCGGCTGCATTGCTCAGCACCGGGGCGGCGGTGACTGACGATTCGATCCGCAATGCGATGTCCGGCAATATCTGCCGCTGCGGCACTTACGGACGGATCAACAAGGCGATCAAACGCGCGGCGAACACGCCGAAGGAGGCGTAA
- a CDS encoding LysR substrate-binding domain-containing protein, translating to MYKRYPSVQSMSAFIHAARSGSFSSAARKLDLTHSAISQQIRALEDFIGQPLFVREGGGSNLTDAGQLFASVLSDGLAQIDRALSSVKNRSVAQRLTLDVDSELAQSWLNPRLPQLLDGLPDYEVTLLSMPRSDRSTFERVDLALRYGYGDWDDCEMTQICGDRVLAVASPQLLERYGLQLPLSPAQVLELPLLGYTRRSWIPWLDAAGMPPVEPPARVVFDNAANLIAAAEAGVGAGLVRGLLAADALRSGRLVALNAAQIAAHYNLYAVWPHGQAERVAPVVEVIRQLALHTQS from the coding sequence ATGTACAAGCGATACCCGTCGGTGCAGTCCATGAGTGCGTTTATCCACGCGGCGCGCAGCGGCAGTTTTTCCAGTGCCGCCCGCAAGCTCGATCTGACCCACAGCGCGATCAGCCAGCAGATCCGCGCACTGGAAGATTTCATCGGCCAGCCGCTGTTCGTGCGTGAAGGCGGCGGCAGCAATCTGACTGACGCCGGGCAGCTGTTTGCCAGCGTGTTGTCGGATGGTCTGGCGCAGATTGATCGGGCGTTGTCCTCGGTGAAAAACCGCAGCGTGGCGCAACGCCTGACGCTGGACGTGGACAGCGAACTGGCGCAGAGCTGGCTCAATCCGCGCCTGCCACAACTGCTCGATGGGTTGCCGGATTACGAAGTGACGCTGCTGTCGATGCCGCGCAGTGATCGCAGCACGTTCGAGCGGGTCGATCTGGCGTTGCGTTATGGCTATGGCGATTGGGACGACTGCGAGATGACGCAGATCTGTGGCGATCGGGTGCTGGCGGTGGCGTCGCCGCAGTTGCTGGAACGGTACGGGTTGCAGTTGCCGTTGAGCCCGGCGCAAGTGCTTGAGTTGCCGTTGTTGGGGTATACGCGGCGCTCGTGGATTCCATGGCTGGATGCGGCGGGCATGCCGCCCGTGGAGCCGCCGGCGCGGGTGGTTTTTGATAATGCGGCGAATCTGATTGCAGCGGCCGAGGCCGGTGTTGGTGCTGGGCTGGTGCGTGGATTACTGGCCGCCGATGCGTTGCGCAGCGGGCGGCTGGTGGCGCTGAACGCGGCGCAGATTGCGGCGCATTACAACCTGTATGCGGTGTGGCCGCATGGGCAGGCTGAGCGGGTGGCGCCGGTGGTTGAGGTGATCAGGCAGTTGGCTTTGCATACACAATCTTGA
- a CDS encoding amidohydrolase family protein yields MIIDISCYPTDLVDLAWRHDGDPFTGERLLEMMDGPYMVNGKPRRIDKAFIQPPQGNTIYTWTDGELSGRESIDAYMAYTLKMVQTYPDRFIGCFVYNPRCGVQNGVEAIERYVKEHGFGMVQMQANMHAYRPDRALDWVRPCFEKCAELGIPVKLHTGDGPYSIPSEWVPMIKEFPNVNFIMAHFGVQTGGVYVFEPMQWAMELPNVYCESGWCLQSRIVEFAKVLPTHKILFGTDTPPNEPGMWLRLLEVLCHEPPQGLNLDEDTLEDYLGNNTARMIGLEPTPPPRSVSEAEAQLKRPVTTQLARS; encoded by the coding sequence ATGATCATCGATATCAGTTGCTATCCCACCGACCTGGTGGACCTCGCCTGGAGGCATGACGGTGACCCGTTCACCGGCGAGCGTCTGCTGGAGATGATGGATGGCCCGTACATGGTCAACGGCAAGCCTCGCCGCATCGACAAAGCCTTCATCCAGCCGCCGCAGGGCAACACGATTTACACCTGGACCGACGGCGAACTCTCGGGCCGCGAATCCATCGACGCGTACATGGCCTACACCCTGAAAATGGTCCAGACCTACCCGGACCGGTTCATCGGCTGCTTCGTCTACAACCCGCGCTGCGGTGTGCAGAACGGCGTCGAAGCGATCGAACGCTACGTCAAGGAGCATGGCTTCGGCATGGTGCAGATGCAGGCCAACATGCACGCCTACCGTCCCGATCGCGCACTCGACTGGGTGCGGCCGTGCTTCGAGAAATGCGCCGAGCTGGGCATCCCGGTCAAGCTGCACACTGGCGACGGGCCGTACAGCATCCCGTCGGAATGGGTGCCGATGATCAAGGAATTCCCCAACGTCAATTTCATCATGGCCCACTTCGGCGTGCAGACCGGCGGTGTCTACGTGTTCGAACCGATGCAATGGGCGATGGAGTTGCCCAACGTCTATTGCGAATCCGGCTGGTGCCTGCAATCGCGGATCGTCGAATTCGCCAAAGTCTTGCCGACGCACAAGATCCTCTTCGGCACCGACACCCCGCCGAACGAACCGGGCATGTGGCTGCGCCTGCTCGAAGTGCTCTGCCACGAACCGCCACAGGGCCTGAACCTCGACGAGGACACCCTCGAAGATTATTTGGGCAACAACACCGCACGGATGATCGGCCTCGAACCGACACCGCCGCCGCGTTCCGTTTCCGAAGCAGAGGCGCAACTCAAGCGCCCCGTCACCACTCAACTGGCCAGGAGCTGA
- a CDS encoding amidohydrolase family protein codes for MIIDTHLHPTNLVDEAWRHTGEPFTGERMLKLMDGPYMINGKPRRIDMGFIQPPPGNTGYRDGNRRGREGVRDYMSYIAELCVKYPDRFIGNFNFNPRWGPENGAAELEFHIKEYGFKMLKLHANMHGYRPDRALDWLRPAMKVCAKYNIVVLIHTGDGPYTIPTMFYPIIREFPMVNFIIGHFGIQTGGNYSFEAFWMAMDTPNVYCESGWCFQSRIVEFAKELPRNKIVFGTDSPPNEPGMWLRELEVLCSPAPQGLGIDEDHLEDYLGNNIARLCGIEPTPPPKDLAEADIRLTTTYL; via the coding sequence ATGATTATCGACACCCATCTGCACCCCACCAATCTGGTCGACGAGGCCTGGCGCCACACCGGCGAACCGTTCACCGGCGAGCGCATGCTCAAGTTGATGGACGGCCCATACATGATCAACGGCAAACCGCGCCGCATCGACATGGGCTTCATTCAGCCGCCACCGGGCAACACCGGTTACCGCGACGGCAACCGCCGGGGCCGCGAAGGCGTACGTGACTACATGTCGTACATCGCCGAACTCTGCGTGAAATACCCGGACCGCTTCATCGGCAACTTCAACTTCAACCCGCGCTGGGGACCGGAAAACGGTGCGGCGGAGCTGGAATTCCACATCAAGGAATACGGCTTCAAGATGCTCAAGCTGCACGCCAACATGCACGGCTATCGTCCGGATCGGGCACTCGACTGGCTGCGGCCGGCGATGAAAGTCTGCGCCAAATACAACATCGTCGTGCTGATCCACACCGGTGACGGCCCCTACACGATTCCGACGATGTTCTACCCGATCATCCGCGAGTTCCCGATGGTCAATTTCATCATCGGCCACTTCGGCATCCAGACCGGCGGCAACTACTCGTTCGAGGCGTTCTGGATGGCCATGGACACGCCGAACGTGTACTGCGAATCGGGCTGGTGCTTCCAGTCGCGGATCGTCGAGTTCGCCAAGGAACTGCCGCGCAACAAGATCGTGTTCGGCACCGATTCGCCACCGAATGAGCCGGGGATGTGGCTGCGCGAACTGGAGGTGTTGTGCTCACCGGCACCGCAGGGGTTGGGCATTGATGAGGATCACCTCGAAGACTACCTGGGCAATAACATCGCCCGGTTGTGCGGGATCGAACCGACACCACCGCCGAAGGATCTGGCGGAGGCGGATATTCGCCTGACCACCACGTACTTGTAG
- a CDS encoding UbiD family decarboxylase, which translates to MTRSTLGDSQDFHDFIDAYRREFPDDVLTITQTLSADQDVTALVDALAAQGRDPLLICENVGNLGVPVATNLFASRTRIARLFGVTPAQLHETFQTRANQPIPPRYVDTGPILDEVFEGEALDLALLPMLKHFDSDRGPYITNAIIIAEDPLTGIANMSYHRSMRHARQALATSLHSRGHLWRMLQTARERGEELRVAMVVGAHPLFMLAAAARLPYGADERAVAGGLFGAPLELVKTPRYGIGVPAYAEFVLEGAIDPAAYAEEGPFGEFSGYSSDRSTNNVLRVDTLLKRKDAWLVDVMGGRYAEHLTLARLPREAEMSEKLKARFPAVTAVHYPNSGTHFHCYVALDQSRDGEARQIMLALLGWDPYLKTVIAVDSDIDISDDSQVLWALATHFQPHMDIFTIDGLPGSPLDPSSSVNGTTSRMGLDATRGSGFDGIKAQLNQEVLERARVLLKGLES; encoded by the coding sequence ATGACCCGTTCGACGCTCGGCGATTCCCAGGACTTTCACGACTTCATCGACGCCTATCGCCGTGAGTTTCCGGACGATGTGCTGACCATCACCCAGACACTTTCCGCCGATCAGGACGTCACCGCCCTGGTCGATGCCCTCGCCGCTCAGGGCCGCGATCCGTTGTTGATCTGCGAAAACGTCGGCAACCTCGGCGTGCCGGTGGCGACCAACCTGTTTGCCTCCCGCACTCGCATCGCCCGACTGTTCGGCGTCACCCCGGCGCAACTGCACGAAACCTTCCAGACCCGCGCCAATCAGCCGATCCCGCCGCGTTATGTGGACACCGGCCCGATCCTCGACGAAGTCTTCGAAGGCGAAGCGCTGGACCTCGCGCTGCTGCCGATGCTCAAGCATTTCGACAGTGATCGCGGCCCGTACATCACTAACGCGATCATCATTGCCGAGGACCCGCTCACCGGCATCGCCAACATGAGCTATCACCGCTCGATGCGCCATGCCCGTCAGGCCCTCGCCACCAGCCTGCACTCACGCGGCCACCTGTGGCGGATGCTGCAGACCGCCCGCGAACGCGGCGAAGAACTGCGCGTGGCGATGGTGGTGGGTGCGCACCCATTGTTTATGCTCGCGGCGGCTGCGCGTTTGCCTTATGGCGCCGATGAACGTGCCGTGGCTGGCGGACTGTTCGGCGCGCCGCTGGAACTGGTGAAAACCCCACGCTACGGCATCGGTGTCCCGGCCTACGCCGAGTTTGTTCTGGAAGGCGCCATCGATCCGGCGGCCTACGCCGAGGAAGGTCCGTTTGGTGAATTCAGCGGCTACTCCTCGGATCGTTCGACCAACAACGTGCTGCGCGTCGACACCCTGTTAAAACGCAAAGATGCCTGGCTGGTCGACGTGATGGGCGGCCGCTACGCCGAACACCTGACACTCGCCCGCCTGCCCCGTGAGGCGGAAATGAGCGAGAAGCTCAAGGCGCGTTTCCCCGCCGTCACCGCCGTGCATTACCCGAACTCCGGTACGCATTTTCATTGCTACGTGGCGCTGGATCAGAGCCGCGACGGCGAGGCGCGACAGATCATGCTGGCGCTGCTCGGCTGGGATCCGTATCTGAAAACCGTGATCGCGGTGGACAGCGATATCGACATCAGCGATGACAGCCAGGTGCTGTGGGCACTGGCTACGCATTTCCAGCCGCATATGGATATTTTCACCATTGATGGATTGCCGGGCAGTCCGCTTGATCCTTCGTCCTCGGTCAATGGCACCACCTCACGCATGGGCCTCGACGCCACACGCGGTTCGGGTTTTGACGGGATCAAGGCGCAGCTCAATCAGGAAGTACTGGAGCGAGCGCGGGTTTTGCTCAAAGGTCTGGAATCGTGA
- a CDS encoding UbiX family flavin prenyltransferase, protein MVVGISGASGFIYGVRLLQLLNELNIESHLIISRAALLTMAHETDYRLTDVTALASHYHRADDVAAGIASGSFRCLGMVVAPCSMRTLAEIATGTSSGLIGRAADVTLKERRTLVLMARETPLTLAHLRNMTAVTEMGGIIAPPVPAFYARPENLAQMVDHSLGRVLDLFGLDAGVAMRWREHPEPTEGINACGEGIHPRSSAQQSQMQQTHST, encoded by the coding sequence ATGGTCGTCGGCATCAGCGGCGCGTCCGGCTTCATTTACGGCGTGCGCCTGCTGCAATTGCTCAATGAGCTGAACATCGAAAGCCACCTGATCATCAGTCGCGCCGCGCTGCTGACCATGGCCCACGAAACCGACTACAGACTGACCGACGTCACCGCGCTGGCCAGCCATTACCACCGCGCCGATGACGTCGCCGCCGGGATTGCCAGCGGTTCGTTTCGCTGCCTCGGGATGGTGGTTGCGCCGTGTTCGATGCGCACCCTGGCGGAGATTGCCACGGGCACTTCGTCAGGGCTGATCGGACGCGCCGCTGACGTCACTCTCAAAGAACGCCGCACGCTGGTGCTGATGGCTCGCGAGACGCCACTGACCCTCGCCCACCTGCGCAACATGACCGCCGTCACCGAAATGGGCGGCATCATCGCCCCGCCGGTGCCGGCCTTCTACGCTCGCCCGGAAAATCTTGCGCAAATGGTCGACCACAGCCTCGGACGCGTGCTCGACCTGTTCGGCCTAGATGCCGGCGTCGCCATGCGCTGGCGAGAACACCCAGAACCCACTGAGGGAATAAATGCCTGTGGCGAGGGGATTCATCCCCGATCGAGTGCGCAGCAGTCGCAAATGCAGCAAACCCATTCGACCTGA